The proteins below are encoded in one region of Festucalex cinctus isolate MCC-2025b chromosome 2, RoL_Fcin_1.0, whole genome shotgun sequence:
- the emilin3a gene encoding EMILIN-3, with product MNFLVATSLFLAMMLYLSIGEANSYRPLHYSHYRSGLMELHEQGKPTSRHKNHCAYVIEKTVSFTLQDGVAPYVKAEYNKCSWHKKCPTLMYRLIYKPMYKVAHKTVTELEWRCCPGYSGYGCMEGPPAYQHSMKSMPPFKGSPFRGPQFKGPQYKGPMFKPSIFKGPPINPHVKATPWNQPSGPPTSGFNSYPMHNFGLPRSSSYPDTSFGPDPDGPEHMPDHSEEHHTEHEQEHNQNQGAVAHSPEVTHASTNGEPTQGLALDSETEERLYRMEEDVRRLNQGLESLRGTVNGLEDSLRASLREDANRMLTALLSAVPSPLSAPAVASSPSTVGFVEIPGGDPEAGALDGRHVFSGLTELNGKVEDLRTELQAKAAELQELKARVMKHDGALEKMPTRGGTVSDSTHLEGKDQKDIEQLLDEKLSAARTDILGGFEKRVESAVGRCEGKAEDTRRQCQNEQGERQEHMKDVLEESTSDLRTEMRSLQTQIHHLNTRESCCAVVTGLSDRVRLVETSVAGLNQSQKHLRVELGGHKDHIEGMLEGRLKYVETKLNLTGQLVKTSSISDKGESGQGLEVRLEGKLRELEGRLLMALEELGNATAPALLEGHAVPTLETELESLRGRLEMDVDRVQKQLSNLEILYSSSCSPSKINTGIQEDSASSSSGPDENQNVEGLLANQGDRLNSINTTLQNIVRHLADKEQQEKEEGELTILKFNVRSVNRTLKGIQESLGTVVHQVGRVNSSWHDRESRLAQQMKGVVQLVRHQASMLGAGERKVTRLRGELQEMKRRLADEVRGCRSTAMGVQKEVTEVGGRVANVEDQCKGLHYLAEDLERIREELDRQSNGFLLQFNGTLSNHSQQLSDLKDEIRNCTSKAESARQNPERGDTFASN from the exons ATGAATTTCTTAGTGGCCACAAGTCTTTTTCTAGCAATGATGCTATATTTGTCAATTGGAGAAGCAAATTCATACAGACCACTCCATTATAGTCACTACAGATCTGGACTGATGGAGCTCCATGAGCAGGGAAAACCCACCAGCAGACACAA GAATCATTGTGCTTACGTGATTGAAAAGACTGTGTCGTTCACCTTGCAAGATGGGGTGGCACCATATGTCAAAGCCGAGTACAACAAGTGTTCCTGGCATAAAAAATGTCCAACTCTTAT GTATCGCTTGATCTACAAACCAATGTATAAAGTGGCCCATAAAACAGTCACCGAGTTAGAATGGCGCTGTTGTCCTGGGTACTCGGGCTACGGCTGCATGGAGGGACCACCAGCTTACCAACATTCCATGAAAAGCATGCCACCATTTAAAGGTTCACCATTCAGAGGCCCACAGTTCAAGGGACCACAATACAAAGGTCCAATGTTTAAGCCTTCCATTTTTAAGGGCCCACCCATCAACCCTCATGTGAAAGCTACCCCATGGAATCAACCCAGTGGACCTCCCACCAGTGGTTTTAACTCTTACCCAATGCATAACTTCGGACTGCCAAGATCTTCCAGCTATCCAGACACCTCTTTTGGACCGGATCCAGATGGGCCCGAGCACATGCCAGACCACAGTGAAGAACATCACACAGAGCATGAACAAGAGCATAACCAGAACCAGGGAGCAGTGGCGCATAGTCCAGAAGTAACCCATGCTTCTACCAATGGCGAACCAACTCAAG GTCTGGCTCTAGACAGTGAAACAGAGGAGAGACTATATCGAATGGAGGAGGATGTGCGACGTCTGAATCAGGGATTGGAGTCCCTGAGGGGGACTGTGAATGGCCTGGAGGACAGCCTTCGAGCTTCGCTAAGAGAGGATGCCAACAGAATGCTGACAGCTCTGCTCTCTGCTGTCCCCAGTCCTCTTTCTGCTCCTGCCGTCGCCTCTAGCCCTTCCACAGTAGGCTTTGTAGAGATTCCTGGGGGCGATCCTGAAGCTGGCGCGCTAGACGGTAGACATGTCTTTTCAGGGCTCACAGAACTGAATGGAAAAGTAGAAGACCTGAGGACCGAGCTGCAAGCCAAGGCAGCAGAGCTTCAGGAGCTCAAAGCCAGAGTAATGAAACATGATGGAGCACTGGAGAAGATGCCAACCAGAGGAGGCACAGTATCAGATTCTACACATCTTGAGGGTAAAGACCAAAAGGATATAGAGCAGCTCTTGGATGAGAAACTGAGTGCAGCCAGGACAGACATTCTGGGTGGATTTGAGAAGCGTGTGGAAAGTGCAGTGGGCCGATGTGAGGGGAAAGCAGAAGACACACGTCGCCAGTGTCAGAACGAGCAAGGTGAAAGGCAGGAACACATGAAAGATGTTTTGGAAGAAAGTACAAGTGACTTAAGGACGGAGATGAGAAGCCTCCAGACACAGATTCATCATTTGAACACACGAGAAAGCTGCTGCGCTGTGGTGACTGGACTGAGTGACAGGGTGCGGTTGGTGGAAACGTCAGTGGCAGGCCTCAATCAGTCACAGAAACACCTAAGAGTGGAGTTGGGAGGTCATAAAGACCACATTGAGGGAATGCTGGAGGGGCGTCTTAAGTATGTAGAGACTAAGCTCAACCTGACTGGGCAACTGGTAAAGACGAGCAGCATCTCAGACAAAGGAGAATCAGGACAGGGCCTGGAGGTCAGATTAGAAGGCAAGTTGAGAGAACTAGAGGGACGCCTACTGATGGCTTTGGAGGAACTGGGTAATGCCACTGCCCCTGCACTCCTGGAAGGACATGCCGTTCCGACCCTGGAGACGGAGCTGGAGTCCCTCCGAGGGAGACTCGAGATGGACGTGGACAGAGTGCAAAAACAACTGAGCAACCTGGAGATTCTTTATTCTTCCTCTTGTTCCCCATCTAAAATAAACACGGGTATTCAAGAGGACTCCGCCTCTTCAAGTAGTGGCCCAGACGAGAATCAAAATGTCGAGGGGTTATTAGCAAATCAAGGTGATCGTTTGAACAGCATCAACACCACACTACAGAACATCGTGAGGCATCTGGCCGACAAAGAGCAGCAAGAAAAAGAAGAGGGTGAGCTCACGATCCTTAAGTTCAATGTTCGCTCGGTCAACCGCACCCTGAAAGGAATTCAGGAGTCACTGGGGACCGTAGTCCACCAGGTGGGGCGAGTGAACAGCTCCTGGCATGACAGAGAGTCACGCCTGGCCCAACAGATGAAGGGTGTGGTCCAGCTGGTCCGACATCAGGCTTCCATGCTTGGAGCAGGTGAGCGCAAAGTGACCCGGCTCAGGGGGGAGTTGCAGGAAATGAAGAGACGGCTCGCTGATGAGGTCCGAGGCTGTCGGAGCACAGCTATGGGTGTACAAAAAGAAGTGACAGAGGTCGGTGGACGTGTTGCTAATGTGGAGGACCAGTGTAAAGGTCTTCATTATTTAGCAGAGGATCTGGAGAGAATTAGGGAGGAGCTGGACAGACAATCGAATGGCTTTCTCCTGCAATTCAACGGGACTCTCTCCAACCACTCTCAGCAGTTGTCTGACCTGAAAGACGAAATCAGAAACTGCACCTCGAAGGCGGAGTCGGCGCGACAGAATCCTGAGCGCGGGGACACATTTGCTTCAAATTAG